A single Cyclopterus lumpus isolate fCycLum1 chromosome 3, fCycLum1.pri, whole genome shotgun sequence DNA region contains:
- the cdkn1ca gene encoding cyclin-dependent kinase inhibitor 1Ca, giving the protein MDAVGRRESVCRSLFGPVDHEQLRRDLTLKLREFAEQDSRRWNFNFQTETPLSGRFQWDEVPADAAAAVYRECAPRARADPSDRREDVSACTDQENRSSVSNTRQCPAEATAARRKRTLSRPAAKSGSNARITDFFSKRRRTTETRSILTPFHSSSSEAAACKTLR; this is encoded by the exons ATGGATGCCGTCGGGCGCAGAGAGTCGGTGTGCAGGAGTCTGTTCGGCCCCGTGGACCACGAGCAGCTGCGCCGGGACTTGACGCTCAAGCTGCGGGAGTTCGCGGAGCAGGACAGCCGCCGCTGGAACTTTAACTTCCAGACGGAGACGCCGCTGTCCGGCCGCTTCCAGTGGGACGAAGTCCCCGCCGACGCCGCCGCGGCCGTCTACCGGGAGTGCGCGCCGCGAGCACGCGCCGATCCGAGCGACCGCCGCGAGGACGTCAGCGCGTGCACCGACCAGGAGAACCGCTCCAGCGTGTCCAACACGCGCCAGTGTCCCGCGGAAGCGACGGCCGCGCGGAGGAAGAGGACGCTCTCGAGACCCGCAGCCAAGTCCGGAAGCAACGCACGAATCACAG ATTTTTtctcaaagaggaggaggaccacaGAAACCAGGAGCATCCTGACTCCTTTCCACTCGAGTTCCAGTGAAGCAGCTGCGTGCAAAACATTACGGTGA